The following proteins come from a genomic window of Candidatus Obscuribacter sp.:
- the amrS gene encoding AmmeMemoRadiSam system radical SAM enzyme: MCQGAPLSIGYTKNRRDLPAFGRGKNKLNTRRVHDEQDKYLIDGGYYHVQPETGALACDLCPRACVLKEGDRGFCFVRQNLGGKMKLTTYGRSTGFCVDPIEKKPLNHFYPGESVLSFGTAGCNLGCQFCQNWSISKSREIELLSESAMPEDIALAAGRLDCRAVAFTYNDPVIWAEYAIDTAIACHESDIKTIAVTAGYITDAARGDFYEHIDAANVDLKAFSEAFYSRVTLSHLAPVLDTLVWLKNESAVWFEVTNLIIPGENDSDKEFESMCAWFAENLGVDVPLHFTAFHPDFRMRDRSATPQSTLNKAYDIAQKHGLRYVYVGNVDDVRRQSTYCGECHKLLIERNWYEIGKYNIQDGKCRLCHANVPGVFGKSKGRFGRRRIPVSLEGLGT; the protein is encoded by the coding sequence ATGTGCCAGGGGGCGCCCCTGAGCATTGGCTATACTAAAAATAGACGGGACTTACCGGCTTTTGGTCGAGGCAAAAACAAGTTGAATACCAGGCGCGTCCATGACGAGCAGGACAAGTATCTAATTGATGGCGGCTATTATCATGTCCAGCCTGAGACCGGGGCTCTGGCTTGTGATTTGTGTCCGCGTGCCTGTGTCCTCAAAGAAGGTGACCGGGGCTTTTGTTTTGTCAGACAAAATCTGGGCGGCAAAATGAAGCTGACCACCTACGGTCGCAGCACCGGCTTTTGTGTCGATCCTATAGAAAAGAAACCGCTCAATCATTTTTATCCAGGCGAGAGTGTGCTCTCCTTTGGCACCGCGGGCTGCAATCTGGGCTGTCAGTTTTGTCAAAACTGGTCTATCAGTAAGTCTCGCGAGATTGAGCTTTTGAGTGAGAGCGCTATGCCTGAGGATATCGCTCTAGCTGCCGGACGGCTCGATTGCCGGGCTGTGGCTTTTACCTATAATGACCCGGTAATTTGGGCTGAATACGCCATCGACACAGCCATTGCCTGCCATGAGAGCGACATTAAAACGATAGCTGTTACTGCTGGCTATATTACGGATGCAGCCAGGGGCGACTTTTACGAGCATATTGATGCTGCCAATGTGGACCTTAAGGCTTTTTCGGAGGCTTTTTATAGTCGGGTTACACTATCGCATCTCGCTCCTGTGCTGGATACACTGGTCTGGCTTAAAAATGAGAGTGCTGTCTGGTTTGAGGTCACCAATCTCATTATTCCTGGCGAAAATGACTCAGATAAAGAGTTTGAATCAATGTGTGCCTGGTTTGCCGAAAACCTGGGAGTGGACGTACCCCTGCATTTTACGGCGTTTCATCCAGACTTTAGGATGCGCGACAGAAGTGCTACACCCCAGTCCACACTCAACAAAGCCTATGATATTGCCCAAAAACACGGACTGCGCTATGTCTATGTCGGCAATGTGGACGACGTGCGGCGCCAGAGCACTTATTGTGGCGAGTGTCACAAGCTTTTAATCGAGCGCAACTGGTATGAGATTGGCAAGTACAATATCCAGGATGGCAAATGTCGGCTTTGTCATGCCAATGTCCCCGGGGTCTTTGGCAAGAGCAAAGGACGCTTTGGCCGTCGGCGCATCCCGGTCAGTCTAGAAGGACTAGGTACTTGA
- a CDS encoding helix-turn-helix domain-containing protein, which yields MNQSKTGKPKSALTKNSERSLLDKVLNDIFERELAAYADSPSEKRADSQTTVKQTEVSEQAKAELPQANQTTQSNLSNEHPAMQEFVETSQDRDLSTKEETGEEQETQQETQFEYGEYSDWSYETPRPWLSIAEAARMLGRSPRAVERSILGRWGNKLPEGWTGRKVRIDGQDEWRVVPPPGFRVKHSRKAYSTKETNEPQGAEQADIAEEVDNAFDCTAIEDLVTKESPAPQSGQPDSNEGNDMVYKNRKAEDPFTLEKLLQSASQVVEKELASFGLAVRSKRDKVDKNYEDLEATTIVIDRSDEVEKLLRELADCHRELADERRARLEEMRMMNELQSSIRLLEVNSRETRELKDDLVLAQTALREHKRVYNEFLALPWWKRLFVKNPS from the coding sequence GTGAATCAAAGTAAAACCGGCAAACCTAAAAGCGCTCTGACAAAGAATTCTGAAAGAAGCTTGTTAGACAAAGTGCTCAATGACATTTTTGAAAGAGAACTGGCTGCCTATGCTGATTCACCATCCGAAAAGAGGGCAGACAGCCAGACAACAGTAAAACAAACTGAAGTCTCAGAGCAAGCAAAAGCAGAACTGCCACAAGCAAACCAAACCACCCAAAGCAACCTATCGAACGAACATCCGGCCATGCAAGAATTTGTTGAAACCAGTCAGGACAGAGACCTGAGCACCAAAGAAGAAACTGGCGAAGAGCAAGAAACGCAGCAAGAAACACAATTTGAATACGGCGAATACAGCGACTGGTCCTACGAGACCCCTCGCCCCTGGCTCTCCATTGCTGAAGCAGCGAGAATGCTGGGCCGCTCTCCTCGAGCCGTGGAGCGCTCCATCCTGGGACGCTGGGGCAATAAACTGCCCGAGGGCTGGACTGGACGCAAAGTACGCATTGATGGTCAAGACGAGTGGAGAGTCGTGCCACCGCCTGGCTTTAGAGTAAAACACAGCCGCAAAGCTTACAGCACCAAAGAGACCAACGAGCCACAAGGCGCTGAGCAGGCTGATATAGCAGAAGAAGTAGATAACGCTTTTGACTGCACTGCCATTGAAGACCTGGTAACTAAAGAAAGCCCCGCACCACAAAGCGGGCAGCCTGACAGCAACGAGGGAAATGATATGGTCTATAAAAACCGCAAAGCGGAAGACCCTTTTACACTCGAAAAGCTTTTGCAGTCAGCATCTCAAGTAGTAGAAAAAGAGCTTGCCTCTTTTGGTCTGGCAGTAAGAAGCAAACGCGATAAGGTCGATAAAAACTACGAAGACCTGGAAGCCACAACTATTGTCATCGACCGCTCTGACGAAGTCGAAAAATTATTGCGCGAACTGGCTGATTGCCACAGAGAACTAGCCGACGAAAGAAGAGCGCGCCTGGAAGAAATGCGCATGATGAATGAGCTGCAATCATCGATACGTCTCCTTGAAGTGAACTCAAGAGAAACAAGAGAATTAAAAGACGATCTCGTCCTCGCTCAAACGGCTCTGAGAGAACACAAGAGGGTCTACAACGAGTTTCTTGCACTGCCATGGTGGAAGAGACTGTTTGTTAAGAACCCATCGTAG
- a CDS encoding SNF2 helicase associated domain-containing protein, with product MKQASGKKTALTLTAVQEASSEPVYRRGVQYYRRKKVLKYTEDEGVSNIEALVIGSEPQPYKVVVTIDSPEVFKAECSCPYFEEVCKHSVAVLLTHIARHNPGIRFDLNEGTERRDVAVERAPKAKELLDDPRDEGVLPDAREFELGLLVLEKPLAMIVGQVPTEPQGKVNILKVPPETLNFFPEETRIWRLAKYLTSLPQTTKGTAGGHRIPRGEEGIVIGHLSLCARLLNTGTENNAEITFSEKSLKPRAVLSETENGELLLKIEGVTEEGVPVEHPVFFMGTSSWILSENVFYPIDLSGFRNTQYYDSFGCMNIKLEHVPKFLSVDLPLLLKRMPVIFDETSAPFPVAITEPPQVVIKLSERRQLGSSSSTVISSSSAANSKERSVSESTSLEVTLGFRYGDLVMQSRDETSAVESEKFTRTISESGQSVWVERQWELENQVRRILTNMQPTRTIADRFSFVDEPACEVLYQLQAEQVQDWEIGGFEQLKTLKVRKEQLSLKAALSLKKESYKFDFDLVCLSDNEEVPFPSVIEVLFRNRNFLKLPSGDFVRIPTTTLLSLLKSIGQSKDSARPLYQALGILHALETHEITVDSDKGFKEFIHKIHNFRELPPLELPPEFKGELREYQKEGCNWLMFLREYGLAGILADDMGLGKTIQALSLLLKHYKSGKDRAPSLVVAPTSVVYNWLSEASKFTPTLKTALFLGRDRGELLAKLSKEGGAKPQVIFTTYGIIRRDYEQLKNIQFEFLILDEAQNIKNPESVGAVAAKSLKAFHRLALSGTPVENRLKELWSLFDFLMPEFLGAYKDFNEVFERPIEAGLEGAGQKLRKIVNPFILRRLKSQVEKELPARTDIIQLCELDDEQRSLYLDVLDECRAKVFNEIASKGIKRSNFSVLAALLRLRQVCCDPRLLKNPGDKITEKSAKLDAFINMIGEIVEEGHKILVFSQFVGMLTLIRQQLEKIGYTYEYLDGQTPAKERLERVDKFNESPEIPIFLISLKAGGTGLNLTGADYVIHYDPWWNPAVENQATDRAHRIGQKRHVFNYKLITRGTVEEKILALQEKKKELAELVIGGDDNVAKELTQEDLEFLFSF from the coding sequence ATGAAGCAAGCATCCGGCAAGAAAACTGCGCTAACTTTAACTGCTGTCCAAGAAGCGAGCAGTGAACCCGTTTATCGCCGTGGAGTGCAATATTATCGGCGCAAAAAGGTCCTCAAATATACAGAGGACGAAGGTGTCTCAAATATTGAGGCTCTTGTAATCGGCTCAGAGCCACAACCCTACAAAGTGGTTGTCACTATCGACAGTCCTGAAGTTTTTAAGGCAGAGTGCTCTTGCCCTTATTTTGAAGAAGTCTGCAAACACTCAGTGGCAGTCTTGCTCACCCATATTGCCCGGCACAATCCCGGCATCCGCTTTGATCTAAACGAAGGCACCGAGCGTCGTGACGTAGCAGTGGAGCGGGCGCCAAAAGCTAAAGAGTTGTTAGACGATCCTCGTGACGAAGGTGTCCTGCCTGATGCCCGCGAGTTTGAGCTTGGTCTACTTGTCCTCGAAAAACCGCTGGCAATGATTGTCGGTCAGGTGCCCACCGAGCCTCAGGGCAAGGTCAATATTTTAAAAGTGCCACCAGAGACACTAAATTTCTTCCCCGAAGAAACACGCATCTGGCGTCTGGCTAAATATCTCACCTCTTTGCCACAGACCACTAAAGGCACTGCTGGTGGTCACCGCATCCCGCGCGGCGAAGAAGGTATCGTCATAGGCCACCTCAGTCTATGTGCCAGGTTGCTCAATACTGGCACCGAGAACAACGCCGAAATCACTTTTAGTGAAAAGTCACTAAAACCACGGGCGGTGCTATCCGAAACCGAAAACGGCGAACTTTTGCTCAAGATCGAAGGTGTTACCGAAGAAGGCGTGCCCGTTGAGCACCCTGTCTTTTTTATGGGTACCTCAAGCTGGATTCTTTCCGAAAACGTCTTTTACCCCATTGATTTGAGTGGCTTCCGCAATACACAGTATTACGATAGCTTTGGCTGTATGAATATCAAACTTGAGCATGTGCCCAAGTTTTTGTCGGTTGATTTGCCACTCTTATTAAAGCGCATGCCGGTCATCTTTGATGAGACTTCTGCGCCTTTTCCTGTAGCCATAACTGAGCCACCACAGGTAGTGATCAAATTATCGGAGAGACGTCAGCTAGGCAGTAGCTCCAGTACTGTTATTTCGTCCTCTAGTGCCGCCAATAGCAAAGAGCGCTCAGTCAGTGAGTCCACATCACTTGAGGTCACTCTCGGCTTTAGATACGGCGATCTTGTGATGCAGTCTCGCGATGAGACCAGTGCTGTGGAGTCCGAAAAATTTACCAGGACTATATCTGAGAGCGGTCAGAGTGTCTGGGTCGAAAGACAGTGGGAACTAGAAAACCAGGTCCGTCGCATCCTCACCAATATGCAGCCGACTCGCACCATTGCTGATAGATTTAGCTTTGTCGATGAGCCTGCTTGCGAAGTGCTTTATCAGCTCCAGGCTGAGCAAGTGCAAGACTGGGAGATAGGTGGTTTTGAGCAGCTCAAGACTCTCAAAGTACGTAAAGAACAGCTATCTCTCAAAGCTGCTCTGTCGCTTAAAAAAGAATCCTACAAGTTTGATTTTGATCTGGTCTGCCTATCGGACAACGAAGAAGTACCATTTCCGTCGGTTATCGAAGTCTTATTCCGCAACCGCAACTTCCTCAAATTGCCCAGTGGTGATTTTGTCCGTATCCCCACCACCACACTACTCTCCTTGCTTAAGTCGATAGGTCAGAGCAAAGACAGTGCTCGTCCGCTCTATCAAGCTCTTGGTATTTTGCACGCTCTTGAGACCCACGAGATTACCGTGGATTCTGACAAGGGCTTCAAAGAATTCATCCACAAAATCCATAACTTCCGCGAATTGCCACCGCTGGAATTGCCACCTGAATTTAAAGGTGAGCTGCGCGAATATCAAAAAGAAGGTTGCAACTGGCTGATGTTCCTCAGGGAATACGGACTGGCTGGTATCCTTGCCGATGATATGGGTTTGGGTAAAACAATCCAGGCGCTCTCACTACTACTCAAGCACTATAAGAGTGGCAAAGACCGTGCGCCGTCCCTGGTTGTGGCACCGACATCGGTGGTCTACAACTGGCTATCCGAAGCTTCTAAATTTACGCCAACCCTCAAAACAGCGCTGTTTTTAGGTCGCGACCGTGGCGAGCTACTGGCTAAATTATCCAAAGAAGGCGGCGCTAAGCCTCAGGTGATATTCACCACATACGGTATTATTCGCCGCGACTACGAACAACTCAAAAATATTCAGTTTGAGTTTCTCATCCTGGACGAAGCGCAAAATATCAAAAACCCAGAGTCTGTCGGGGCTGTTGCCGCCAAGAGTCTCAAAGCTTTTCACCGCCTGGCATTGTCTGGTACTCCAGTCGAAAACCGCCTCAAAGAACTATGGTCTCTGTTTGACTTCCTAATGCCAGAGTTTTTGGGAGCCTACAAAGACTTTAACGAAGTATTTGAAAGACCCATCGAAGCTGGACTGGAAGGCGCCGGTCAGAAGCTGCGCAAGATTGTCAATCCATTTATATTGCGTCGTCTCAAAAGTCAGGTCGAAAAAGAACTACCAGCTCGTACCGATATCATCCAGCTTTGTGAGCTTGATGACGAACAGCGCTCGCTCTATCTCGATGTACTCGATGAGTGCCGCGCTAAGGTCTTTAATGAGATTGCCTCCAAAGGTATTAAACGCTCCAACTTTAGTGTACTGGCGGCTCTATTGCGCTTGAGACAAGTTTGCTGCGACCCACGACTGCTCAAAAATCCTGGCGACAAAATAACCGAAAAATCGGCCAAGCTCGACGCCTTTATCAATATGATTGGCGAAATCGTCGAAGAAGGACACAAAATCCTGGTATTCAGTCAGTTTGTCGGAATGCTTACTTTGATTCGTCAACAACTAGAAAAAATTGGTTATACCTACGAGTATCTTGACGGACAGACTCCTGCCAAAGAACGTCTTGAGCGTGTCGATAAGTTTAACGAATCGCCAGAGATACCGATATTTTTGATCAGCTTAAAAGCTGGTGGCACTGGTCTAAACCTCACTGGCGCGGACTATGTCATACACTATGACCCCTGGTGGAACCCTGCTGTAGAAAATCAAGCCACAGACCGGGCACACCGTATTGGTCAGAAGCGTCATGTCTTTAACTACAAACTGATTACGCGCGGCACTGTCGAAGAAAAGATTTTGGCATTGCAAGAGAAGAAAAAAGAGCTGGCTGAATTGGTCATTGGCGGAGACGACAATGTGGCAAAAGAATTGACCCAGGAAGATCTGGAATTCTTGTTCTCCTTTTAA
- a CDS encoding metallophosphoesterase — translation MWNSCSPFNCGHKLHIKVPELALVVVTGTPESQRLDFCARNFKESELLDDIHNLSSRLEAGGLTVYSQSELAATERIELLKRASENDVDCVAILLDTQKRTVSQRARQHSTLKDDGFRHAYVLTSLEQIGQTDIERLPLSCNLGEQTGPFDIIGDVHGCIDELDMLLQKLGYDICPESGYRIIHPDGRQIVFLGDLVDRGPDAPAVLRLVMAAVTSGRGFCVPGNHDAKLLRHLNGHKVSITHGLKETLEQFEVQPTEFKLAVQDFLDPLPSHLILDGGKLVVAHAGIKESYQGRSSGRIRAFCHYGDTNGETDSFGLPVRYNWALDYSGEAMVVYGHTPVQNASWLNKTICIDTGCVFGGKLTALRYPSKEVVSVPANKTYYDTPRPFLNSPAWGSANPRNPR, via the coding sequence ATCTGGAATTCTTGTTCTCCTTTTAATTGTGGGCATAAATTGCATATCAAAGTCCCCGAACTAGCTTTAGTCGTCGTCACAGGCACCCCGGAGTCTCAGCGTCTGGATTTTTGTGCTCGCAATTTTAAAGAGTCAGAGCTCTTGGATGATATCCACAATTTAAGCAGTCGCCTGGAAGCAGGCGGATTGACTGTCTATAGTCAATCTGAGTTGGCGGCCACTGAGCGTATCGAATTACTCAAACGGGCCAGCGAAAACGATGTTGATTGTGTCGCTATCTTGCTTGATACTCAAAAGCGCACGGTGAGCCAGCGCGCCAGACAACACAGCACTCTCAAGGACGATGGCTTTAGACATGCTTATGTACTGACCTCGTTAGAGCAAATTGGTCAGACCGATATCGAGCGTTTGCCTTTGAGCTGCAACCTCGGTGAGCAAACTGGTCCTTTTGATATTATCGGCGATGTGCACGGCTGCATAGATGAGCTAGACATGCTCTTGCAAAAGCTCGGCTATGATATCTGCCCCGAGAGTGGTTATCGCATCATCCATCCAGATGGACGGCAGATTGTCTTTTTAGGTGATCTGGTGGACCGTGGACCCGATGCACCAGCTGTGCTGCGTCTGGTTATGGCAGCAGTAACTAGCGGTCGGGGTTTTTGTGTGCCTGGCAATCACGATGCCAAACTATTGCGTCACTTAAATGGACACAAAGTCAGTATCACCCATGGCCTAAAAGAGACTCTAGAGCAATTTGAGGTGCAACCCACCGAGTTTAAACTGGCTGTACAGGACTTTCTTGATCCCTTGCCTTCGCATTTGATTTTGGATGGTGGCAAGTTAGTGGTGGCCCACGCTGGCATCAAAGAGAGCTACCAGGGTCGCAGCTCTGGTCGCATCAGAGCCTTTTGTCATTATGGTGATACCAATGGTGAGACTGACTCTTTTGGTCTACCGGTGCGCTATAACTGGGCTCTCGATTATAGCGGCGAGGCCATGGTGGTCTATGGCCACACACCAGTGCAAAATGCTAGCTGGCTCAATAAGACTATCTGCATCGACACTGGCTGTGTATTTGGTGGCAAGCTCACAGCTTTGCGCTATCCATCCAAAGAAGTAGTCTCAGTACCGGCCAATAAAACGTATTACGATACACCGCGCCCATTTTTAAATAGTCCAGCCTGGGGCAGCGCTAATCCGCGCAACCCTCGCTAG
- a CDS encoding Rdx family protein — protein MATESTDKRFKITYCTECGYRDRADALATELETQLKADCQIQPGADGNFDVEDKGRVIFSKAATGRFPEEGEVVKIVQGLNDGLSLEEAQAIAGPPASGVLEWIFGLFRSPSEK, from the coding sequence ATGGCAACTGAATCGACCGATAAGCGCTTCAAGATCACTTACTGCACAGAGTGCGGTTATCGCGATAGAGCTGATGCTCTTGCCACCGAACTGGAGACCCAACTCAAAGCTGATTGTCAGATTCAGCCCGGTGCTGATGGCAACTTCGATGTTGAAGACAAAGGTCGCGTCATTTTTTCTAAAGCAGCCACTGGCCGCTTCCCCGAAGAAGGTGAAGTGGTAAAAATAGTGCAGGGATTAAACGACGGACTTAGCCTTGAAGAAGCCCAGGCAATTGCCGGACCGCCAGCCAGTGGTGTACTGGAGTGGATCTTTGGCCTCTTCAGATCACCATCAGAGAAGTAA
- a CDS encoding FAD-dependent oxidoreductase codes for MTTGAACKSYFYNADSTKSYQVLDVEAVTIDGDPSLAVKTFNLSAPPLSETTDLLISGAGMGGVAAALSALQADTKIKVILTEETSWIGGQMTSQGVSALDENKWVETTGAASSYLKMRQTIRAHYQSLPTIKAAAKADTRLNPGLNWVTRLSFEPRLGLRVLEDMLAPYVSQGRLQILTRLKPIDAKTRVIASGQLVESVLYVNLDDGQFSEYHPEYVIDATELGDLLALTKTPYFTGSDDKSRTQEAHAPDQGNSDNVQDFTYPFVLTFETGQNHTIAKPAGYDQFNSAGKFSLFGFKMFEEYDGTCPVTGKAKHFLPFWTYRRLIAAELFDGQFTRDLSMINWDANDLRGHNIIDVTASAAARALQLAKQVSMGFIYWLQTAAPRDDGGKGYPELKLDYDLMGSRDGLSLYPYIREARRLDACKIVKEEEIVAGKNPQARACQFSDSIGIGHYPVDIHGLQEVPDTAQETKPFQIPWCPGK; via the coding sequence GTGACAACAGGGGCAGCTTGCAAATCGTACTTTTACAATGCCGATAGCACTAAGAGCTATCAAGTGCTTGATGTCGAGGCCGTTACTATTGATGGCGACCCAAGTTTAGCCGTCAAGACATTTAACCTCAGTGCCCCGCCACTATCTGAGACCACAGATTTGCTCATCAGTGGCGCTGGCATGGGCGGAGTGGCAGCAGCTCTCAGCGCCTTACAAGCAGATACAAAAATAAAAGTAATATTGACCGAAGAAACCAGCTGGATTGGTGGTCAAATGACCAGCCAGGGAGTCTCGGCATTAGACGAGAACAAATGGGTCGAAACAACTGGTGCAGCCAGTAGTTATCTTAAAATGCGCCAGACAATTAGAGCGCATTATCAAAGTCTGCCCACCATCAAAGCTGCCGCCAAAGCAGATACGAGACTCAATCCTGGCCTCAACTGGGTGACCAGATTGTCCTTTGAGCCGCGTCTTGGTCTAAGAGTACTAGAGGATATGCTGGCACCATATGTGAGCCAGGGACGCCTCCAAATACTCACCCGCTTAAAACCAATTGACGCCAAAACCAGAGTCATTGCCAGCGGACAGCTGGTGGAGAGCGTGCTCTATGTCAATCTCGACGATGGTCAGTTTAGTGAATATCATCCCGAGTACGTAATCGATGCCACCGAACTTGGTGACTTGCTTGCCTTGACCAAAACTCCATACTTTACTGGCTCTGATGACAAAAGCCGGACGCAAGAGGCCCACGCGCCAGACCAGGGTAACAGTGACAATGTCCAGGATTTTACCTATCCCTTTGTCCTTACTTTTGAGACCGGACAAAATCACACCATCGCCAAACCAGCTGGCTATGATCAGTTTAATAGTGCCGGTAAGTTTTCGCTCTTTGGCTTTAAAATGTTTGAAGAGTATGATGGCACCTGCCCTGTCACAGGTAAAGCCAAGCACTTCCTGCCCTTTTGGACCTACCGGCGACTGATTGCGGCAGAGCTGTTTGACGGACAATTTACACGAGATCTATCGATGATCAACTGGGATGCCAACGACCTGCGCGGGCACAATATCATCGATGTCACAGCCAGTGCAGCAGCCAGAGCATTGCAACTAGCCAAACAAGTCAGTATGGGCTTTATATACTGGCTGCAAACAGCAGCTCCACGCGACGATGGTGGCAAAGGTTACCCTGAGCTAAAACTGGACTATGACTTGATGGGCTCCAGAGACGGACTCTCACTCTATCCCTATATCCGCGAAGCGCGCCGACTCGATGCTTGCAAAATCGTCAAAGAAGAAGAAATCGTAGCGGGCAAAAATCCTCAAGCAAGAGCTTGCCAATTTAGTGACAGCATAGGTATCGGCCATTATCCTGTGGATATCCACGGACTGCAAGAAGTACCAGATACTGCCCAAGAGACAAAGCCGTTTCAGATACCTTGGTGCCCTGGTAAGTAG
- a CDS encoding FAD-dependent oxidoreductase, which yields MAGCKNIGVTHITNGAYRLHPIEWGIGTACGAAVAVAREYNVALNHLHHHILTLQCKLLSLGSPLMWFDDITPEHPAFSAIQILTLLDILPYDQEQLSFNPEGNYSKDELKSIASKLAQFLPKDRARAVDLSTLKDASRAQVAQYILPHMPVAGNLVSAV from the coding sequence ATGGCCGGTTGCAAAAATATCGGAGTGACCCATATCACTAATGGTGCCTACAGATTGCACCCCATAGAGTGGGGCATAGGCACTGCCTGTGGTGCAGCAGTAGCGGTAGCCAGAGAGTACAATGTCGCCCTCAATCACTTGCATCATCATATATTGACCTTACAATGCAAACTCTTGTCCCTGGGCTCCCCACTCATGTGGTTTGACGACATAACCCCTGAGCATCCCGCTTTTAGCGCTATACAGATATTGACTCTGCTTGATATTTTGCCTTATGACCAGGAGCAATTGAGCTTTAATCCCGAGGGCAATTACAGCAAAGATGAGCTTAAATCAATTGCCAGCAAACTGGCTCAATTTTTGCCAAAAGACAGAGCCAGAGCTGTCGACTTAAGCACACTAAAAGACGCCAGTCGCGCTCAGGTAGCCCAGTACATACTGCCCCATATGCCAGTGGCTGGCAATCTTGTCAGTGCAGTTTGA
- a CDS encoding superoxide dismutase, producing MLQNKIAYKPYVEQDFKHLLGLTGISDNTLEIHFKLYAGYVANTNTLNQKVIELTEAGKSGTPEYAELKRRYGFEYNGMRLHEYYFGNLKVGGSELKESSEIGKAIIDTYGSIETWKNDFFKVGAMRGVGWAILFQDPETKVLSNHWITLHEEGNIAGFKPLLVMDVWEHAWLLDYKPADRPKYIEAFYANVDWAKVESRLIK from the coding sequence ATGCTTCAAAACAAAATCGCCTACAAACCCTACGTCGAGCAAGATTTCAAACATCTTCTGGGCTTGACCGGTATCTCAGACAACACCCTTGAGATCCACTTCAAACTTTATGCTGGCTACGTAGCCAACACCAACACACTCAACCAAAAAGTTATCGAACTGACCGAAGCCGGTAAGAGCGGTACTCCTGAGTATGCTGAACTCAAGCGCCGATATGGTTTTGAGTACAACGGCATGAGATTGCACGAATACTATTTTGGCAACCTCAAAGTTGGCGGCAGCGAACTCAAAGAAAGCAGCGAAATCGGCAAAGCAATCATCGATACCTATGGTTCAATCGAAACCTGGAAAAATGATTTCTTCAAAGTCGGCGCTATGCGCGGTGTGGGCTGGGCTATCTTGTTCCAAGATCCCGAAACCAAAGTGCTTTCCAACCACTGGATCACTTTGCACGAAGAAGGCAACATCGCTGGCTTCAAGCCACTGCTCGTGATGGACGTCTGGGAACATGCCTGGTTGCTCGATTACAAACCAGCTGACAGACCCAAGTACATCGAAGCCTTCTACGCCAACGTAGATTGGGCCAAAGTAGAGTCCAGACTGATCAAGTAA
- a CDS encoding HAD hydrolase family protein, producing MDVDGVLTDGKLYYIPGPDGKPAEFKGFNSQDGAGLHFLNWSGIKSGVISGRESIAVTERARILNMTYVYQGFLDKVASYEEILAKEGLTDESVAFIGDDFPDYPLLKRCGFSVAVGDARDELKSRVDYVTKANGGQGAVREVAEIILQSQGLWQKMLDKYGIA from the coding sequence ATGGATGTAGACGGAGTTTTGACTGACGGCAAACTTTACTATATCCCCGGACCAGATGGTAAACCAGCCGAGTTTAAAGGGTTCAATTCACAGGACGGGGCTGGTTTACATTTCCTCAACTGGAGTGGTATCAAATCCGGTGTTATTAGCGGACGTGAGTCGATAGCCGTGACTGAGCGTGCTCGTATCCTCAATATGACTTATGTCTATCAGGGCTTTCTTGATAAAGTAGCTTCATACGAGGAAATTTTGGCAAAAGAAGGTCTGACCGATGAGAGTGTCGCTTTTATTGGTGATGACTTCCCTGACTATCCGCTTTTAAAGCGTTGTGGCTTTAGTGTCGCTGTTGGCGATGCCCGCGATGAGCTTAAAAGTCGCGTTGACTATGTCACTAAAGCCAACGGCGGACAGGGCGCCGTCAGAGAAGTGGCAGAGATAATCTTGCAGTCTCAGGGACTGTGGCAAAAGATGCTCGATAAATACGGTATAGCTTAA